In a single window of the Papaver somniferum cultivar HN1 unplaced genomic scaffold, ASM357369v1 unplaced-scaffold_57, whole genome shotgun sequence genome:
- the LOC113343346 gene encoding uncharacterized protein LOC113343346 encodes MSDSSVENPGQTLDESEEKLCCSNEVKVYENNEEVIPNKIEEIPTQVNVCLAETHRRSICSEEKEGELALDVIASNSYELPGPVKVFGFDSTEVFTTNKIFGSKDEVVKWCRDVGKKKNMVIVIVKGESKNQGGKGLFVELSCERSGKHRKLKIDESLLNPNVKRRKGTSTKKCRCPFRLRSACLDTNTWKLTVRVGYHNHLDADTLLGHAYAARLTNDEEEDVILLAAGGAKPKSILNTIKEKYPDNVSTVRTIRNAKLRHGISESAGRTILQLLHAYLDQNHYVTWNRRIPETDELTDIFWANPEFTICARCFPSMVIIDCTYKTNR; translated from the exons ATGAGTGATTCAAGTGTGGAAAATCCAGGGCAAACCCTAGATGAATCAGAAGAAAAACTTTGTTGTTCAAATGAAGTTAAGGTTTATGAAAACAATGAAGAG GTTATCCCCAATAAGATCGAAGAAATTCCAACTCAGGTAAATGTATGTTTAGCGGAAACACACAGAAGATCAATTTGTTCCGAAGAAAAAGAAGGGGAACTTGCTTTAGATGTTATCGCTTCAAATTCTTATGAACTGCCAGGACCTGTCAAAGTTTTTGGATTTGATTCCACAGAAGTCTTTACAACCAATAAG ATTTTCGGTTCAAAAGATGAAGTTGTAAAGTGGTGCCGTGATGtgggaaagaagaaaaatatggtgaTTGTGATTGTAAagggagaaagtaaaaatcaaggAGGTAAAGGTTTGTTTGTTGAATTATCATGTGAAAGAAGTGGAAAACATAGAAAGCTTAAAATAGATGAAAGTTTGTTGAATCCAAATGTAAAGCGAAGAAAAGGAACATCAACCAAAAAATGCAGGTGTCCTTTTAGACTAAGGTCAGCATGTCTAGATACTAATACATGGAAATTAACCGTAAGGGTTGGATATCATAACCATTTGGATGCTGACACTCTATTAGGCCATGCATATGCTGCTAGATTAACGaacgacgaagaagaagatgttaTTTTATTGGCGGCAGGCGGTGCAAAACCTAAAAGCATACTCAACACTATAAAGGAAAAGTACCCAGATAATGTTTCTACTGTGAGGACTATTCGTAATGCTAAACTAAGGCATGGTATATCCGAAAGTGCAGGAAGGACTATCTTACAACTACTTCATGCTTATCTTGATCAAAATCATTATGTGACATGGAATAGGCGAATTCCCGAGACTGATGAACTGACCGACATTTTTTGGGCTAATCCAGAATTTACAATCTGCGCCAGATGTTTTCCTTCCATGGTTATAATAGATTGTACTTACAAGACCAACAGATAG